One window of the Cryptomeria japonica chromosome 7, Sugi_1.0, whole genome shotgun sequence genome contains the following:
- the LOC131048403 gene encoding uncharacterized protein LOC131048403 — translation MEKNCSLYFRVEKGPRKGEMIDCTRKKKINIGRVVKGNNFVIKEDGVSQRHLLIELNQAKKWAVTDLDTSNGTILNNTKLLPHKPRILKDGDLIKIGAETIIRVFSNPNPSPTLNPTSNPNPNSSTSSKPRPEPNLIPCPPPQSVVGSTDQAAGQDQAAGQDMTLAQWFDQMEDWMPKHLDDVAQSIISQIRARSREFDAHVIDQYN, via the coding sequence ATGGAGAAGAATTGCTCGCTTTACTTCCGTGTGGAGAAGGGTCCTCGCAAAGGCGAAATGATAGACTGCACAAGGAAGAAGAAAATCAACATAGGCAGGGTGGTGAAGGGAAACAATTTCGTCATCAAAGAAGATGGCGTGTCTCAGAGGCATCTGCTGATTGAGTTGAACCAGGCCAAGAAATGGGCGGTCACAGACCTCGATACTTCAAATGGAACCATCCTCAACAATACAAAGCTCCTTCCTCACAAGCCCCGTATCCTCAAGGATGGGGACCTTATCAAAATTGGAGCCGAGACCATCATCAGAGTGTTCTCTAACCCAAACCCTAGCCCTACCCTAAACCCTacctctaatcctaaccctaactctagcACTAGCTCAAAGCCTCGCCCTGAACCTAACCTTATCCCCTGCCCTCCTCCTCAGTCCGTTGTTGGCTCCACCGATCAAGCAGCCGGGCAAGATCAAGCAGCGGGGCAAGACATGACTTTGGCTCAGTGGTTTGATCAGATGGAGGATTGGATGCCTAAGCATTTGGATGATGTAGCACAAAGTATCATCAGCCAGATTAGAGCTCGCTCCCGTGAGTTCGATGCACACGTCATTGATCAATACAATTGA